In Halobacteria archaeon AArc-dxtr1, the sequence CATAGCCCGCGACGAACTCGAGTCCCTCTTGCTCGTAGTCGACGCCCTCCGCCTCGACGATCCGCGAGAGCACCGCGACGGTCTCGTCACTTGTCGGGGCACGCATCGAGACGGGGAAACACCGCGACCGGATCGGCGGGATCAGCTTCGTCGGCTGCCGGGTCGCGATCACGAACTGCGTCGTCCGGTGGTGTTGTTCCATGATCCGACGCAGCGCCTGCTGGAAGTCCTCCCGGATATCCTCGGCGTTGTCCAGCAGGATCGTTTTGTACGACCCCGACACCGGCGCATAGCTGGCCGACTCCTTCAGTACCCGATTGATCATATCCCGTTTCGAGAGCGACGACCGACCGACCAGAAAGCCCTCGAACCGTGGGTCGTTCTTGATCTCGGTTTTCGTCCGGCCGAAGAAGTCGGCGACGTTGATCTCGATCAGGTCGTTCTCCGGGTCGGCGTGGGCCTCGCGAGCCAGCGCACGCGCCGCGGCCGTCTTGCCGCTTCCCGGTGGCCCCTGCAACAACAGGTTGATCGGCTCCTCGCTCGCGCGTTCTAGGTACCGCCGGGCGTCGTCCTGTGGCAACTCCTCGATCACGGGTGCGTAGGTCTCGGTCCACAGCGGCGCGTCCATCGCCGACGCGTAGGTGCGGATCGCGTAAGAATCGGTCGGTTCAGACGGCGTCTGGTCGTCCCATTACTCCGCCTAGTTGTCTGCCTCTGTAGCCTCCTCGCCGTCGGCCTCACCGTCGTCGGTTTCCGCTTCGTCCTCGTCACCGTCACCTTCGTCTTCCTCACCGCCGTCGTCGTCCTCCTCGATCTCCGGCTCGTCACCGACCGGCCCCTCCGCCACCTCGGCGAGCGTGAACGGGACCTTGAGGAGGCCGCC encodes:
- a CDS encoding AAA family ATPase, giving the protein MDAPLWTETYAPVIEELPQDDARRYLERASEEPINLLLQGPPGSGKTAAARALAREAHADPENDLIEINVADFFGRTKTEIKNDPRFEGFLVGRSSLSKRDMINRVLKESASYAPVSGSYKTILLDNAEDIREDFQQALRRIMEQHHRTTQFVIATRQPTKLIPPIRSRCFPVSMRAPTSDETVAVLSRIVEAEGVDYEQEGLEFVAGYADGNLRTAILAAQTTAEGEGEITMGAAYETIGSVGRDEIVEEMVDDAEKGSFTDARKTLDDLLVDDGLDGQEILDALLDVARKRYHGDELARLHRLAANIEFEMQAGTSDRIHLARLLAEVGRTSQ